GTGCAACGTTATTCGCCCGGCTCTGCTGTAAGCCATGTAAGCCTTAATTGTCCGCAGAATATCGTCCGGATTCTCCACTGCGAATTCAGCTATATCATCGCCCGCTTCGTTGACAACCAGATAACCGATCAGCTTACCCTGATCCAGAATGCCGAGTGCCTTTTGACAGAGTGTACCGAAAATCAGCGGCAATTGCTCTAAGCTGCGTTCAACATAAGCAAGCCGCGAGGTGTTCATGTTATGCGCAAATTCTGCTCCTCCTTCAACCTCAAACAGCGGATGGAAGGAGATCCCGGTGTTATCCAACCCTCTTAAGCTGTGGCGCACATTGGCCTCTGTCACGATATACTTGAGCATGACACCGCCAAGCGTGAAGCCGAAATACTCATATCTCTGCCGCTGTCCATATAATACAACCATATCACATGTACCGCGCAGCTCTTCAAGCCACAGGTTCATCAGCGCTTTCATATGCCCTTCGCCGCGCGAACGCGGATGAACGGATACCGTACCCAAGTAGCCGGTGCGCAGCGTATGATCACATACCGTCAGAGACTCTGGAAAAACAGCCACCAGCGCGCGCAGCCTGCCTTGCTCATCCACAGCAACCTTATGCATCGCTGATGAATCTACGCTCTTGTCATACGCCTTGGGCATCAGAATTTCAAAATCAAAGCGGAAGGCAAGGTTGGCCAAGTCTATGTATTCCTCGCGTTCGTGCGGAGCTGCCATTCTGTATTTAACCATTGTGTCCTATCCTCTCAGTCTATATATTCAACTGCCTCCCTGACTATATTCTAGAGGCATCTCCCATCTCCTGCTCAGGTCACTCTGATTTCCGCCGCTTAGCCGCAGCCTCATCAATCGCCTGCTGGATATTGGCCAGTGCGGTCTCCATGGGCTGTCCGGCAAGATACTGGTTGACGCCCTCCAGAATCTTCACCTGGAGCGACTCGGTCGATACCGTATGCGGCCAATAGAGCGTGGCGTCCTCGCGCGTTACCGCAGCGGCAATGGACGAGACCGAATCGCTCCGGTCCGTCGGGGCCGAGATGACCGAAGGCACGGCCAAAGCGCCTGCGGCCAGCTTCTCCTGCGTAGCCCTGCCGTTCATGAACGCCACGAACTGCTTGGCCTCCTCGGGATGCTCCGTCCGCGAGCTGATCACCCGGTACGTGCCGACATTGATGTTCGGCACCGTCCGCACACTGCCCGGCACCATCATGAACCGGATATCCTGAGCCGGATTCCGCTCCTTGATGCTGGGGATGTCCCAGGTTCCGGTAATAATCATGGCCGCCTGCCCTGTGCCGACCAGATCCTTGGCCTGCTCATGCTTCAGGCTCTTCCAGTTCGGCGGCACGAACCCCCGGTCGATAATCTCCCGGTGCTTCTGGATGGCATCCACGAACACCGGATCATGGGTCCGGATCTCCCCGCTCTCCAGCTTCTTCGTCCAGGCGGCATCCGCCCCGTTATCCGACATGATAGACCCCCAGAAGAACTGGGCTGTGGACCACTCCGCATCCATTGCCACCGGAATAAGCCCTTCCTGCTTCAGCTTCACGCAGAGCGCAAGGAACTCGTCCCAGGTGCGCGGAACCTCCAGCCCGAGAGAGTCGAACAAGGTTTTGTTGTAGAGCAGCCCGTCACTGTGCATGACCTCCGGCGCTCCGTATACCCGGCCGCCCACCGTAACCGGCAGCAGGGAGTTCGGGTAGAATTCCTTGAGAAAATCCGCTCCGGTCAGGTCCAGGTACATATCGCTCCGCAGAGCGCGGAATTCCTCGAACAGGCTGGGCGACCACGTATCGAATACATCCACCTTCTCACCGCCAAGCAGCCTGATCTTAATCCCCGCCGTATAATTATTGTTCTGGATGAAATCTGCATCGATCTGGATATGGGGATACAGCTTCTCGAATTCGGCAATCGCATCAAAATACACTTTGCCTGCTTGCGCCGTATCCAGCAGATAGCTGGAGTACCGGAGGATGACGGGTTCACGGATGTCTGCCGCTCCGCCTCCGCCGGACAGCAGGGAAGCGTCTGTACTGCTCCGGGTATCACAGCCGCCAATCGTGAACAGCAGCAGAACAATGCTGACTCCGATACCGGGTCTCCACTTCTTCATGACGCTTCCCCTTCCTTAATCTATTCTCCGTTCGCTTCTGTAACGTTCTTGCCCTATCGTTATATTCTGACCGATCCAATAGATTGCAGTCAACGGACAATCAGAGCTTGCCCCCCGAAGTTGCAATCCCTTCGATAAATTGCCGCTGGAACAGGATGTAGATGAGCAGCATCGGCCAAATCGCCAGCACGGAAGCCGCCATCAGCTCCGGGTAGTCCACGGCGAAGGCGCTTTGAATCTTAGCCAGGGCCGAAGAGAGGGTCGCCGCGTCCGAGCTTGTGTTGACGATCATCGGCCACATCAGGTCCTTGAAGGAGAAGAGGGCCGTGAATATCCCGAGGGCCACCAGACCGGAGCGGACCAGCGGGAGCATAATTCTGGCAAAGGTCTGGCCGATATTGCAGCCGTCGATCTTCGCCGCCTCCTCCAGCTCCTTAGGTAGGCCCATGAAGAATTGTCTCAATAAGAAGGTGCCGAAGGCACTGACCAGCCCTGGAAACAGCAAGGCAAAGATCGTATTGCGCATCCCCAGCGCATCGACCATCAGATATTGCGGGATGATGAAGATCTGGGTCGGCACCATCATCTGGAACAACACCAGACTGAAGCAGAAGTCACGCCCCGGAAATCTTAGTCTGGCAAAAGCATACGCCGCCATCGCGCTGAACATCACCGCGCACAGCACCCTTAGAGCCATCATCGCAAACGTATTCCAGTACAGGATCAGGAAGTTATTCTGCCGCCATACCTCCAGGTAATTCTCCACCCGCCAGGTCTTGGGGAAAAAGATAAACGGATTCATCGAAGTGGACTCCGTAACCGACTTGAACGAGGTCAGCACCATCCAGACGAACGGCAGAATCATCGCGGCTGCTCCCAGGAGCAGCACAAGGTGGGCTAAGATACGGTTAAAGTGTTTATGTTTGGCCATCGTGCCGCCTCCTACATGTAGTTGACCCATTTTTTTTGCGCTCTCATCTGGAAGAAGGTGATGATCATGATCAGCGCGAGCAACACCATTACAATTGCTGAGCCATAGCCCTTATTCGAATACTTGAACGAGTTATTATAGAAGAGATACACAAGTGATACTGTATGGTCATAGGCCGGGTTACTCACATCGATCATCATATAGATGACATCGAACACTTGCATGGCCTGGATAATCGTGGTCACCACAACAAAGAACAGGGTTGGCGTTACAAGCGGCAGGGTGATCACGAAAAATTGGCGCACCCGGCTGGCTCCGTCGATATCCGAGGCCTCGTAGTAGTCCTTCGGGATCTCCTGCAGACCAGCGAGCAGCAGCACCATATTATAGCCGATGACACTCCAGATTCCGATCACCGCGATGGATAAGATCGCTACCCCCGGGTCCGTCGTCCAGTTGACGGCTGGAAGGCCCAGCTTGGATAGCCCGAAATTAATGAGGCCGTAGTGCTGGTTATACATCCAGCGCCATACCATGGTGACTGCCGCAGGAGCGGCGACCATCGGGATGAAATAGATCGTGCGGTACAGCGAGCGGCCCGCGAGCTTGCCGTTCAGCAGCACGGCCACCAGCATGGCGATGGCAATGCTGACAGGCACGACCAGCAAGGTGTAGAGCAGTGTATTACCGACAGCATGCCATACCTGGGGATCATGAATCAGCTTGCGGTAATTCTCCCATCCGATGTAGATATTGCCTCTGCCGAAATCTCCGCTCTTGAAGAAGCTAAGGTAAGCGGTCTGTACTATTGGAATGAAGTTGAGGACCATAAGGCCGATCATCGTTGGCGCGATCAGGAACCAGCCCCAGGACCATTCATTCCAGGTTTTCGCTCCAATTTTCCTCTTGACGGTATGATTCATCTGCGTTCCTCTCCTATCAAACTTGCGGCAGCCCTGAGGCTGCCGCAGGTATATGACTCTTGCTTATTTCTCTTCCGCCAGACTCTCATTCATCACTTTGGCTGCATTACGGGCTGCTTCCTCCACGGTAACCTTGCCGGAGAACGCCGGCTTCAGCGCTTCATAAGCCTTGTCTTCCCAGACAGCCGTTGTATTGGAATATGGACGGATTACACCATAATCCACCATATCGACGAATGCCTTGATGTTGAAGGTCTTGTTCGAATCCACCCACTTGTCAGCTGCACCTTTGTACGCCGAGATGGCAACGCCCAGCTCCGCCTGGCGCTCCTGGCCGCTCTTCGAGCTTAAGTACTCCACGAACTTCCACGCTTCCTCGGGATGCTTCGTCTTGGCATCAATGGCATTGCCAAGGCCGTTATAGATCGAGGCCTGCTTCTCCTTCTTCGGTAGCACAGCCACATCGAAATTCTTCGCCATGAACTCGTTCTCTGTGAAGCCGCTCAGGTTCCACGAGCCGAACAGGCCCATTGCCGCCTTGCCGTTCTTCAGCAGATCAGCCCGCTCGGCATCTCCGT
The sequence above is a segment of the Paenibacillus sp. FSL R7-0204 genome. Coding sequences within it:
- a CDS encoding GNAT family N-acetyltransferase — encoded protein: MVKYRMAAPHEREEYIDLANLAFRFDFEILMPKAYDKSVDSSAMHKVAVDEQGRLRALVAVFPESLTVCDHTLRTGYLGTVSVHPRSRGEGHMKALMNLWLEELRGTCDMVVLYGQRQRYEYFGFTLGGVMLKYIVTEANVRHSLRGLDNTGISFHPLFEVEGGAEFAHNMNTSRLAYVERSLEQLPLIFGTLCQKALGILDQGKLIGYLVVNEAGDDIAEFAVENPDDILRTIKAYMAYSRAGRITLHAPEYDIPLNKALGGIAEDFVTENSDMYHILDFANILKAYLTLKYKTTGIIPGEFSAVMDGQPVTARVDGEGVSVERSAMPDAVVLSKQQAQTLLLTQHGRYMAVDAPVGWFPLPLFWYKIDKY
- a CDS encoding ABC transporter substrate-binding protein, with protein sequence MKKWRPGIGVSIVLLLFTIGGCDTRSSTDASLLSGGGGAADIREPVILRYSSYLLDTAQAGKVYFDAIAEFEKLYPHIQIDADFIQNNNYTAGIKIRLLGGEKVDVFDTWSPSLFEEFRALRSDMYLDLTGADFLKEFYPNSLLPVTVGGRVYGAPEVMHSDGLLYNKTLFDSLGLEVPRTWDEFLALCVKLKQEGLIPVAMDAEWSTAQFFWGSIMSDNGADAAWTKKLESGEIRTHDPVFVDAIQKHREIIDRGFVPPNWKSLKHEQAKDLVGTGQAAMIITGTWDIPSIKERNPAQDIRFMMVPGSVRTVPNINVGTYRVISSRTEHPEEAKQFVAFMNGRATQEKLAAGALAVPSVISAPTDRSDSVSSIAAAVTREDATLYWPHTVSTESLQVKILEGVNQYLAGQPMETALANIQQAIDEAAAKRRKSE
- a CDS encoding carbohydrate ABC transporter permease; translation: MAKHKHFNRILAHLVLLLGAAAMILPFVWMVLTSFKSVTESTSMNPFIFFPKTWRVENYLEVWRQNNFLILYWNTFAMMALRVLCAVMFSAMAAYAFARLRFPGRDFCFSLVLFQMMVPTQIFIIPQYLMVDALGMRNTIFALLFPGLVSAFGTFLLRQFFMGLPKELEEAAKIDGCNIGQTFARIMLPLVRSGLVALGIFTALFSFKDLMWPMIVNTSSDAATLSSALAKIQSAFAVDYPELMAASVLAIWPMLLIYILFQRQFIEGIATSGGKL
- a CDS encoding carbohydrate ABC transporter permease, yielding MNHTVKRKIGAKTWNEWSWGWFLIAPTMIGLMVLNFIPIVQTAYLSFFKSGDFGRGNIYIGWENYRKLIHDPQVWHAVGNTLLYTLLVVPVSIAIAMLVAVLLNGKLAGRSLYRTIYFIPMVAAPAAVTMVWRWMYNQHYGLINFGLSKLGLPAVNWTTDPGVAILSIAVIGIWSVIGYNMVLLLAGLQEIPKDYYEASDIDGASRVRQFFVITLPLVTPTLFFVVVTTIIQAMQVFDVIYMMIDVSNPAYDHTVSLVYLFYNNSFKYSNKGYGSAIVMVLLALIMIITFFQMRAQKKWVNYM